Within the Catalinimonas niigatensis genome, the region AATGATGGTTTAAAAACACTCAAATTTGTTTTCATTGGGTTAAAAAAATTTAGTCTAACAAAATTACTTCTTCATTTTAATCCTGAGACACCAGGTATGAATTAAAGGTTGGAAGAGGAGATAGCGAAAAAAAGACAGTATACTAATAGTAAAACAGTAGGCACAGAAATAGAATCTACTATTGAGGTATCGGTCATCAAAAGCTGTTAGTAATCTGGTAAAGAGACTTGAAGGACGCAGCTCAAGAAAATTGCAGTAGGAATTTTTAGAATTAAAACATTACTACCGAGGTAGGCTCTTTTTTATCTTAGAGTAGCTTTTGAAAAATCATGTTACTTTCAGGCCATAGTAAGTTCTTCTCCTGCCAAACAGTTGAAGTGGGAAACTTGGAAAAGAAAAAATCTGTAGTTTCAAAATAAAAAACTATGGACTTTCAATTCAATAAGAGTTACACAAAGTCGTTGATGAATTGTCGTTGAGCTTCAAGGAACAAAACTGTCTTAGGCTGTAGAGCGAGTTCAGATACTGAAAATGAGTCAAAGAAGCAAGTTTCTGAAAGGCCCTCACTACGTAGAACAGTAGTTCCACGCGGATGTGTTTTAATCACTGAGATTTGTCTGACAAAAAACTTTTCTGCGGGGCTGCCCTAGCCTGACAACATTGCTTGATGTTCTTCCTAAATTAACCAGCTTTGTGTAACTCCTGACCTAAATAGAGATTGTTATGTTTTCCTTTTAAACAGATAAGGGGCCACTCTGACTGAGTTGCAACCCCTTAAAATTATCAGAATAATGTCTAATGCGTTTGGAGATACAGTTTAAACCGTATCTCCGAACGCATACTTAAATTAATATCCGGTATTTTGATCTAATACGTCGTTAATATCCATTTCAGATTGAGGAATAGGCCAAAGGTAATCTCTTTCTACAAAATTCGCTTCAGTACCATAGTCTAAAATTTCCCATGCTCCGGTATTCTGATCCTGATAAAGCATGCCTTGTAACAATCCGGCTTTCACTTCACCAATTTCCCAGCGGTTGATATCAAAGATGCGTAGCCCTTCAAAGGCCAGTTCAACGGCGCGTTCATCTCTTAATATCTGTCTTAACTCTTCCTGAGACTGTCCGGGAGGGATCACAGGCATTTCCACAGTAGGACGTTGACGGATTTGATTGATGGCATTGTACACTGACGCGTCAATTTCGTCCAACTCAATTTTTGCTTCGGCATACATCAAAAGTACATCGGCATAGCGCATCAGAATCATATTGATAGAGCCGATGTCCGGATTGGCAGCATAAGTATTATAGTCTATCCACTTCTTCAGGTTATAGCCGTATACGGTAGAAAATTCTGTGCTGGCCACTCTATCCGGGGTATTACTGGTCGGCCAGGAATTAAACGTAGAGGTACCGATAGGTTGTCCGGTATAATATGTCGTATAATTCCAGCGTGGATCAATATTCTCAAAAGGATCATCGGGATTAACGGGACCATTATAATCATATTTGGTAAACAAACCATGCATGGGTTCCACCACAGAACCTCCACCAATAGAGGCTGCCGAATAAGCAAAAGCACCATACGTATTTCCTCCCACGGCATACTGTCTGTCAAAAATGACTTCTGAAGAATTCTGACCAGCAAACTGAAAAAGTTCTTCATAGTCAGGATACAAAGAATAAATGCCCAAATCCATTACTGCGGTTGTAGCTTCAACCACAGTTTCATACATGTTGTTGCGGAGGGCCACCCTTGCTTTTAGAGTTAATGCAGCACCATGGGTAGCTCTACCGATATTCCCATCTGAATAACTTTCAGGAAGGGCGTTGGAATTGATAATATCATCTAATTCATCAAGAACAAAAGTAACGATCTCTTCTTTAGTATTGGCGGGCCTTTGGTCATTGATGCCGAGTGGTTCCAATATCAGTGGAACATTGCCCCAAAGGCTGGCCAGTTGAGTGTAATAGTAAGCACGAAGAAATCTGGCCTCAGCTTCTAGTCTTGCCAGCACTTCCGGATCACCTTCTTCGATTCTATCAATATTGGCAATCACATCATTGGCTTTGCGTATTCCTCTGTAGTAGCGGTTCCATATGCCTGTGATCGTGGCATTGGAAGGATCTATTTCTCCCAGGCGCACATCATTGAATGTGGGAACATTGGATGCAGAACGGAATCCTATATCTGTGATACCGTCTAGTTCTATCACCATCTGGGGGTTATCTAACTCATTATAAACAGCATTCACTGCCAATCGGGCATCATTTTCATTCTGCCAGAAAACAGTTTCCGATACTGCCCCGGTAGGCTCCAGATCCAAACCTGTGTCAAACCCGTCTTCACAGCCTACAAGGAAAGAGGCTGTTAAAACTAATATATTTCTGATCTTATTTAATTTTTTCATAATCATATTCACTTACTAATTTTTTAATACTAAAACACGACGTTTAAACCCAGACTCATTGTTTTGGTCTGCGGGAAGAATTGGCTTCTTCCTCTGGGTGTTTCAGGGTCAAAAAGCTCATTGGGTGTAAGGGTGATCATATTCTCACCGGATATATAGACACGCAAAGAGGAGATCAGATTCTGAGGTATGGTGTATCCCAATTGGAAGTTTTTCAATCTGGCATACTTACTATCTGTAAGCCAGAAATCTGATTTTACAATATTCCAGGAGTTACCCGCTGTTACCAATGGCCAGGTTCCGTTAGGGTTTCTTTCGGGATGAAATGCTTCCTCAGCCATTACTTCGTGTATAAAATTGTTAAAAGCAGGACCTTCAGGAATAGCGCCGTCTAGCAAATGCAATTTTTGCAATACACCCTGCCAGAACATAGAAAAGTCAAATCCCTTGTAATTAGCGCTGAAGTTGATACCAAATTCATATCTGGGATCTTCATTGGCAATGATTACCTGATCACCTCCGGGAAAGATAGACTGAGAGATTTCTCCATCTTCATTCAGGTCTCTGTAGATAATATCTCCAATACCTACGCTGGGATGGATAGTAGCAGGATACTGATCCAGGTCCGCCTGAGAACGGTAAAGCCCGGGAGACGACAAACCTCTGAGTGAGTTCATGGACTCGCCCTCTGTCCAAATTGAGAAATTGTCAGGGAAGAATGGTCCTGCTCCTTTCAAATCCTCAATTTTGTTAATCACATCAGAGAAATTCAGTCCAACAGAATAGTTGAATGCATTATCTGATCTGTAGGCGCTTTGATATGTCAAAGCAAGCTCCCAACCGTTATTAGATACCGCT harbors:
- a CDS encoding RagB/SusD family nutrient uptake outer membrane protein; amino-acid sequence: MKKLNKIRNILVLTASFLVGCEDGFDTGLDLEPTGAVSETVFWQNENDARLAVNAVYNELDNPQMVIELDGITDIGFRSASNVPTFNDVRLGEIDPSNATITGIWNRYYRGIRKANDVIANIDRIEEGDPEVLARLEAEARFLRAYYYTQLASLWGNVPLILEPLGINDQRPANTKEEIVTFVLDELDDIINSNALPESYSDGNIGRATHGAALTLKARVALRNNMYETVVEATTAVMDLGIYSLYPDYEELFQFAGQNSSEVIFDRQYAVGGNTYGAFAYSAASIGGGSVVEPMHGLFTKYDYNGPVNPDDPFENIDPRWNYTTYYTGQPIGTSTFNSWPTSNTPDRVASTEFSTVYGYNLKKWIDYNTYAANPDIGSINMILMRYADVLLMYAEAKIELDEIDASVYNAINQIRQRPTVEMPVIPPGQSQEELRQILRDERAVELAFEGLRIFDINRWEIGEVKAGLLQGMLYQDQNTGAWEILDYGTEANFVERDYLWPIPQSEMDINDVLDQNTGY